In the genome of Phocoena sinus isolate mPhoSin1 chromosome 15, mPhoSin1.pri, whole genome shotgun sequence, the window ACGTGAAGAAGCGGCACAGAAAGCTGTCCCTGGATGATGCAAGCAGAGGCCGGCAGGCGGCTGCCACAGGGATGGATTCTGGGCTTTGCGGAACACCAGCCGTTCCTCAGCTGGGCCCTGAGGGCCTCAGGGAACACTGTCTTCTCAGGCCCGCCACTCCCACACCTGCACACACTTACAATCTGATTGGAGGAGAGGCGGAGGGACTTCTTGTAGGTAGGAGTGTGGGCTGGAGGcgagaggggcggggagggggcctCCAGAAGGATGGGGCTGTCGGGGGCATCGTCCTCACTGCTCGGGGCTTCGGTCTTCTCCCTGCGGGCCGCCCGGTGCTTGAGCCACTTCCCCCAGCCAAGGCCTTCACTCCTGGAGATGCCCACCCCTCACCCAGGCCGCAAGGAGCCTGCCGCTGGTCTCTGTCCCTCTAAGGACCCCTCCCTTTAGGTGCCACCCGTTTTGGGGGTGGCAGCAGACATCAGGATACAGGCCAGTAGTCTACACCCAGAACGGTGACTGCAGAGCTGGAGCAGAGACCCGGGGCGCCCAGGCCCCAGGCCGCTCTCCATAGCTAGGATGCTGGTACCTGCTTTGGGGATGTGCACCAGAAAAATCTAGAATTGCATCGTGGCCAATCCCACCTGCTGTGGGAGGCAGTCAGCCCGTCCTTGATCACCTCCCACCCAGCCTTGGACATTCTGGGTCACTTCAGACATGAAAAAAGGAAGCAAGGTCAGCTGGGGCCAGCTGGCCCCTGGTGGAGAGAGGAAGCCCTTCTCCGCCTTCGTATGGTAGCCCTTTGTCTGGGCCGGGAGTCTGGGTACCCATTCCAGCCCTGCCGCTTCCCGGCTGCGAGAACTTTGGTGTATCTAGGCTTTCCCATCTGTGACACGGGGACATGTCCCAGGAGAAAGAAGAGGTGTAGAAGTGATTGCAGAGTGACAAAGACATGCCACGGCAGGGGAGGGGTTCTGGCTCCACTGCCGCTCCCACAGTGATCTTTCCCAGGCTGAGCTCCAGCTgcagagccccaggcaggagATCCAGCTCACCCCAGCTGCTGCTGCCGCGCTGTGGTTTTCTCCCTCCGGCCTCTGCACTGTGGGGAGAATATCCATCTAGTGAACCCCGCCTCATGCCTGTGCCGGCCCCGCCTTGTGGACATGACCACCCACCTCCTTGGCCGGAAGGTCCCTGCATCGCCAGGAAAACCACCACCGCCCTCCCTTCCGGGgcatcttttccttcttcagcTTGTCCACGGTGCTCTGCGGGCAGATGAAGGCCATGGCATTTTTTCCTGTACCACAAAAACCCACCTTACGTTGCCCTTGGGGCCCCCATGGGCCCAGAGTCTGGGGCTGACCCTACAGCAAGGTGCTACCAACATCTGGAGGCTAAAGAAGTATACTCACCCCCATCTTGGGATTCTGAGCACTGGTTCAAGGAGATAAGCATGGGAGAACAAGGGCCACTTCTGCCCGCCTCCACTCCACCCCAGCCctgacccccccgcccccagctctaGCCCAGCCTTGGCCTGGCCTCCAGACCTTGTGGCTCAGTCTCCCTATTCCAGTAGCTAAAGGCAGCGCTTTGGGAGATTCTCAAGATCTGGGTCTCCCTGCATGATGCCACCAACTGGTGGCAGGGACAGTCTCTAGTCAGTACCACCCTCAACCTCCAAGACCAACATGGGTAATTCCTAAGGTCAGTGATCTATCCCGTGAACAGCCTCCCTCTCTGCTTGTTACCGTCATTGTCTGGTGGGGACAACATGACCCTGCGAAAAATTCTGATTAGATTTGTGCTAGATAAATCCAGGGAGGGCCCAGGCCCACCTAGGAGACATATCAGCTTCCTGCAAACACAGAATGGAGAACCCAAGTCGAGGAAAACAGCCAGGGTGTCCACTGGGGCTGGGAACAGGCTGGGAGATTTCCCCTAGGTGGTGGGTCTCTCTGGGTAAGGTGAGGAAAGCCAAGCATGGGGGGACCCTCTCTCTTCCCACAAGCTCTGGGTCCTTGCTCAAACCCAGAACCAGCCAGAGGATAGAGCTGAGCTTCACCAAAGGGAGGCACCAGCTGTCAACATCAGGTGAGTGAGGTTCTTTGGGCAAGCCAAGCCAGTAATGATGGGCCAGACCAGGGTGGGGCACTGGATGGCTCCCAGAGGGGCAGAAGGGGCAGGTGCAGGCCAGCCCTGCACAGGATAGAGGTTCTGGGAGGGACTGTAGAGGCTGGTCCTTCCCACCTCTGAGCAactgcacatgctgttccccaCCCCTtgcctactcatccttcagaccTCTACCCGGTGGGCACTTGCCCAGCAAACGCCCTGTTGGAGGCTCTCAAAGCACCCCAGACCTCTCCTTCCCAGTACTCACAGttgaattttatattcatttggcTGAGTCTTTGATTAACTGTCTTCCTATGAGGGCATGACTGTCCCCAGCCTgggcccggcacacagtaggtactcaacaacTGTGTGCTGATAAAGCAAGCCCCTGCAGCCCAGCCTGGAGAGGGTCTCAGAGGAAAGTGAGGGGTAGGACCTCCATCTCCCGAGACTGTCTCGCAGATCCCGAAACCTCCCGTTGAAGGCATGTCCCTGTCGCCTCTGGTTTGTCCTGAATTCCTTTGAAGTCAAGCCTAAATCCAATCCAAATGGATTCAGCCATGCCAGGAAACCAGGGCAGCGGGGGGTTCTTCATCCACACAGCCTGGGGCAAGGCTTCAGAGGACCTGGGTCTCTTCTCTCAGAGTGGGTCCTGCAGCCCCAGGCCCATCTCTGCCCACCCTCCACTTCCTTGCCAAGGGCCCCTGACCCCAAGGCTATGGCCACGTCCCCCAGGAGGCCCAGGGATGCTATAACcattaccttgggcaagtttttCTGGAAAGCTTGCAGGGAGAGGATCATAGAGGCAGCTACAGCCCAGTTATAATGCCTGGAGAGACAGATAGGGTGTTAGGACCGTGGAGGGCGGGGCGATCCAGCGGCCCAGTCCCGGATACCCACTTCTCGTTGATCTTCACCACCAGGTTCGGGTCGTCCAGGAGGCCGGGGTTTTGGGCGAGGTCCTGGTAGGAGACGATGTGCTGGTTGAACTTCTCTAGGCACAGAGGCAGAGAGCGAGGGGTGAGGCCAGCACACCCCACGTGACCCGTtgcccccgcccctcccggcTGCCCCACCTCTGCTGCTCTGGCCTCCTGCAACTTGGGTCTTCGACCTAGCAGGGCTCCTTGCTACCTGGGGTTTTGGCACCTGATGGTCCCGCCCCAGGCACTTGCCATCCTGGATTCACAGGATAAGTCACAGCCTAGCATGACTTAGCATTTGCTTCACGGGGTCTTGGAGATGCCCAGCGCTTGCTGGCCGAGGGTGGGCTCCACAAACCCGAGTCATGCACACCTCTGCTACGCCCCCACCCCGGggtcttccctctcttctcccgaCCCCTGGGCTCAGTGACAGTccttggaggggtgggggggccaCAGTTGAGCATACCCACAGAGACGTCTCCGCTGTCAGCCAGCCCCCCCGAGAGGGACAGCACTACTGTGTCCGCTGTGTCCCGAGTGGGCTCTGGCTCCCGCTCAGGGTTGCAGTCCCCCAGAGACTTTTGGCTTCCGGCTTCACTCCActtcctggcccccagcccaCAGTCGCTGGGGACAAAGGGGCCAATGGTGACATGAATAcaaggaggctgggaggaggggctggagcccTCCCAGGCCCCTGATAGCCGACTCCTAGCCCCACAGGCCCCAATCCCAGGACACCCTGGCGTCCAGAACCCAGGCACCTCTGGGGGAAGTAAAGGGCTGCGTTCTCAGAGTCCAGGGAGGGCAAGTCATCCAGGTAGATTTCACTGGGGCCCAGGTGCTGGCTTCTCTTCAGGGAGCCTGAGAGCAGAGGAGGGGACATCTGTAGACCTAACCCGTGAGGACTACTACTGTGATCAGTGTGCGTCCCCCTACCTTTGAACGCCTTAAGGTggcactgtccagtagaactttctgcaatgctAGAAAAGTCCTATGTCTGCACTGTCCAGTAGGGTAGCTGCTGGCCACAGAAGGCTACTGGGCATACTTAAAATATGGTGTGatggaaaaatagaattttaagtgttatttaattcttttttttcttttcgccatgccgtgtggcacatgggatcttcgttccccagcAAGGGATCGCACGGCACCCCTTGCGGTGGAggtacggagtcttaaccagtggaccgccagggaagtcctgcaagtgttatttaattttaattaatttaaatttaattttaaatagccacatataGCCAGTAACTACCCATCTGGATAGCACAGGTGCCACCTTCCCCTCCCAACCCTCTCCCTGGCCTCGCTCAGGACACACCAGCTGCCTCAGTTCCTAGACATGAAACCTCTCTCCCTCCTCATGGCCTTgatgttctctctgcctagaattcTCTTCCCCTGGTCCTCACTCGGCTGGATCTTTACGGCCCACGTCTCAGCCCAGGCATCACCCGCGCAGAGAGGCCATCCCTGGCCACGTGATTTAAATAGCCCCCGTCCCAACCAATGATTCTGTCCTGcgtcccgccccccccccacatcATGCTTCTCCTGTTATGCGTCTGTCATCTGTCTGCCCCTCTGGACTGTGAGTCCCATGAGGGCCGGGGCCAGAAACAGTGCTCggaacacagtaggtgctcaaacaTGCTTGAAATTCCAGAGTCCACCCAGGGGATAACGTGAGGCGGGGGAAGCAGTGGGAGGGGTCCAGCTATCACTCACCTTTCCTCCTGGAGATCCCCTCCGGCTGCCCTGTGCAAGCGGGGGCCTCCAAAGCAGCCCAGCTCCATGACttagagggaggagggaggcccaCATCCCCGGaactctgagtcttggtttcctctctctcagggggctggagagggggaCCCACCAGAGCAGGCACCTCCGTGTCAGGGTGAAGAAGgtgggtgccaggccctgtttgCAGGATTGGAATTCCCGAAGGGTCCACGCCAACCACAGAGGCAGAAGGGGTGCTGGGCGCCCCCTGAGGTGGAGAGGCTGTCTTGGAGCTGCCATCAGGGACCACTGAGGACGCGGGCCACTCAGCTTTGCCCACCTTCGATCAAACAAATGGGGGAAGACAGAGGCGGTGCAGggcctgccccccacaccccaaaAGGCCTCAGGGAGGTGGCCCGAGTCTCAAGTCACTCCAGTCCTGACCCGCAGGGGCCACGGAGCCGCTGAAAGGTAAGGATGGAGGGTTGACACAGGGGAACTCACCTTAGGCAGCCTCCCCCAGGCCCACTGCATGTGGGACTCAGCTCTCAGGGGAATGGGTTCGGGGGTCCGCAGCTCCAGCTCCGAGTCACTCTTGGGGGATGTTAGCCCACCCGTTGAGAGGCTGCAGGAAGCAAGAACTCAGAGGCCCCCAAGCCAGCCTGCCACCCCCTGCTGCCCTCCTTGGCCTGGGAAGATTTTTTCTGCAACACGTATTTATGCCTGTGTTGGATCCAGAATGTATAAGGAACTCCTATAAATCAACAATAAGAAGGCAATCCAgtagaaaaaccaaaacaaaacgaaacaatgGGCAAGGCTGTGACTTCTCAACGGGTGTAGGGTGTCCACTAAGGGTGATGAAGAAGTTGTGGAATTGGATAAggggtgatggttgtacaacattgtgaatatactaaatgccactgaattatgcCCTTTcaaatggtaaactttatgttgtgtgtgttctaccacaacaaaaaaaatgggcaaaagacttgaatgtcAACACTTTACTGAAAAGACGCACAAATGGCTGGTAAACACAATAAATATGTTCTATGTCATTAttcatcagaaaaatgtaaatggaGAGCCCTCTGAGACCTTGGCTTTGAGTCTCTGCCTGTAGCCCACCTGGACTCTCACCTGGCCTGGGAGGGCTGCTCCCCATCGGAGTAGGGGTAGATGTCTTTCGCCTGTGGTGAGGCCTCTCCTTCTGGCTGGACACTGCTGCGGGACCACAGGGAAATAAATGGTCAGTGATAGGACAGGCAACCTGGGCAGGGCATGGAAGCCTGGATATCAGGGGCTTGATGAAGCAAAGCAACTAAAGGCCAGAGAGGTCAAGGACctagcccagggtcacacagcatcAGCAGAGGACACTGTGCTTGAACCCCAAGTGGCATTCCTACACCCTCAACCCCCTACATACCCCGGGGGCTCCGGCCTTGGCTTTTCCAGCAGGGATAGCTCACTCCCAGTGCCTGCCTCCAGCTCCTCCGAACTAGAATCGGCTGCCACCGTGTCCTCCTTCCGCCTGGGTTTCCTCCTGCGACGCTTCTTCTTCCACCCCGTGGAGGCTGTGCCCGCGATGCTGGCCTCAGGCTCTCTGGCTGTGCCCAGGTGGGAGTCCGAAGGTAACCCAGACAGGCCCCCCCAAGGGATGGGTGATGTGCACAGGTGGGGAGGCATGTCTTCCTGTGGAGCAGATcgggggcagggctgaggggtCTGCagcttgggggcagggggcaggaaaACAGGCCTGGACGCTGGACAGAGCCAGTGGTAGCATGGCCTTGTAACTGTTGCTGGCCTCAACGTTCCCTAACAGAGATAAAGCGGCCCCAATCCCAGGGGTGCCTACACCTCTGGCAGCCCACGGCAACCACACAGTCCAGACAGAAACCTGGGCATCAGCCTCTCATCTCCCCTGCCCACACCTACCACAGCAGACACCTACTTCCCCTTTTAAGACTCAGCcaggtgtcacctcctccaggaagcttgcCCTGACTTTCTTCAGCCTCAGTTCCAACCCCCTTCGCTGCAATAACCAAATAGTTCTTTCATCTGTTGTTTACAGGTCTGTCTCCCAGGTTAGTCTGGGAACCTTCTTTTTTGGCAGGGGTCACCCCTCATCCAGGTCTACTGCTGTTTCTGGCCTACAGTAGAGTAGGGGCTCAATTATTAAGTTTGTCAAAACTTTAAACACCTCTACTGGCTTCTGCTGGGCCCTGCCTCCCTTCTGCAAACACCCCTCTGGTCCTCCCCCGCTCCCACACTTCCATGTTCCAGCTGCCCCGAGCCGGCACCAGATCTACAACAAGCCATCTTATGCTTTCCAGTCCCGGCCATTGCTCGGCACCCTCCTCCTCTCCAAGCTGCCCAGGGAGggcctccttttcccctttcagGGGCCCAGCTCAAGTGTCCTCTTCTGAGAAAACTTCCCCCAAAGAAGCGCCAGCCCTTcctgcccccatccctccccagggTCCACCAGCACATCCTGATGCCCCTGCCTCAGACCCTCGCCGATGGGGTCCTCCCCACGGTGGGGACGGTGACAAATCCCCAGGCCCCGCCGGGAGGGAACACTAGTGAAGAGACAGGGCCAGGCAGGCCCAGAGGCACTTACCACATCGCTCTCCAGCTCCTGGATGAAGAAGGCCTCCCCGCTGTCCCCCAGCTTCATGTGCAAGTCTACTGGCTCCCCATTGATCTCGATGTCTACCTGTAATGGGGCGTGGTGGGATGGGGCTCCCCACCGTCGGATCTTACTCCCATGCTTCAGTCCTCTGGACTCCCAGCGGGTCCCGGAGACACAGGCTCCCTGCTGCCCCAGAGCACTGCACTTTCTGGAACTCGGGGagccccctgctccccactcTGAGGGTCTCTGCTCACCATCTCAGTATTCTTGTTTATGCCTTGGTTTCTGTGTTCCTCTCTCTCCCACAGCCCATAAGAACAAGAACACGATCCAATCTTGTCACTGTGTGTCCCCAACCCGCAGAAGAGTGTCCGAACATTTGTGGGTAACATGAACAACAGTAAGAATGACCCTTTCCTGGGCACTTCGTCCAGTGTGTTACACAGaccatcttatttaatcttcacagcaacccctGGCAGTACCTCCCATCATTATCCCCactctatagatgaggaaactgaggctcagaggggttaagtaattCTCTGGGAATTACTATGAACCCAGAAGGTCTGAATCCACAACGCAAGCTCTTAACCACTTAGCTATACTGTCTCCCGCAAGGTTACACTCTCCCATTAGGATTCTGGAAGATTCACAGTCGCCCCAGTGTGAAGGGGGTTTGGGCCCACCAAACCAGAACCAGAACTCAGTGCTAACAAAAATCTGTCACGTTCACCTGAGCCCCATGAAGACGGTGCCGGTTTCCGAAGAGTGAGGAGGTAATTTTTGAGTATCAGCCCCATGCCTCACCCTGGGACAGCGTGATCACCTCTTATTTAATCACCAGGTAATGAGAGTGTATCAATTTGTTCAGGTGAGGTGACTTACCAGGAATACACAGGTAAGGTCTCAGGAAGCTGGAGCCAGGTCTGATGGCCCCAGTACAGAAGGCTGCCCCGCTGTGCTGCTTCCAGGGGAAAATAAGGGCCCTCCTGGACCCAAACCCCCAAACCAACCCAAAACCTTccaagaaaatacaaaagaagggAAGCCTGTCCAGAGGACACATCCCTGCCCCAGGGAGGTTTGGTTCGTGTCCTTGGACTGTAGTGACTACCCCGGCTTCCTGAGTGTGCCCTGCAGAGGTCCCTCTACCGCCATCACTCACCACCTTCTCCCGCGAGCACAGGACGCCCAGCTTGCCGAAGCGCACGTGGAAGGGCGAGCACCGGAAGGAGCCGTCCGCCTGTCTCACCACCAGCACATCGATGCCCCCGCTCAGCGTGGCCGGGTTCAGGCCCCGGTACAGCCCCTTCCCAAACACAGTCTCTGCCAGCTGCCCCACGTAGTTCATGGCTGTGCTGGTAAAGGGAGGTGGTGCTGGGACCAAGGCCTGGCCCACCGGCCTCCGTACGGGGCTCCGCAGCCTGACCCCTGGGA includes:
- the LPIN3 gene encoding phosphatidate phosphatase LPIN3 isoform X12 is translated as MAVQEPHGRWGLEPTSSGAPPTPSLLPICRGAPRATRCKPGVPGVRLRSPVRRPVGQALVPAPPPFTSTAMNYVGQLAETVFGKGLYRGLNPATLSGGIDVLVVRQADGSFRCSPFHVRFGKLGVLCSREKVVDIEINGEPVDLHMKLGDSGEAFFIQELESDVEDMPPHLCTSPIPWGGLSGLPSDSHLGTAREPEASIAGTASTGWKKKRRRRKPRRKEDTVAADSSSEELEAGTGSELSLLEKPRPEPPGSVQPEGEASPQAKDIYPYSDGEQPSQASLSTGGLTSPKSDSELELRTPEPIPLRAESHMQWAWGRLPKVGKAEWPASSVVPDGSSKTASPPQGAPSTPSASVVGVDPSGIPILQTGPGTHLLHPDTEVPALVGPPLQPPEREETKTQSSGDVGLPPPSKSWSWAALEAPACTGQPEGISRRKGSLKRSQHLGPSEIYLDDLPSLDSENAALYFPQSDCGLGARKWSEAGSQKSLGDCNPEREPEPTRDTADTVVLSLSGGLADSGDVSVEKFNQHIVSYQDLAQNPGLLDDPNLVVKINEKHYNWAVAASMILSLQAFQKNLPKSTVDKLKKEKMPRKGGRWWFSWRCRDLPAKECRGRREKTTARQQQLGEKTEAPSSEDDAPDSPILLEAPSPPLSPPAHTPTYKKSLRLSSNQIRRLNLQEVANKVVFSVTTQYQGTCRCRATIYLWKWDDRVIISDIDGTITKSDVLGHILPQLGKDWTHQGITSLYHKIHLNGYKFLYCSARAIGMADLTKGYLQWVTTLHR
- the LPIN3 gene encoding phosphatidate phosphatase LPIN3 isoform X7 yields the protein MNYVGQLAETVFGKGLYRGLNPATLSGGIDVLVVRQADGSFRCSPFHVRFGKLGVLCSREKVVDIEINGEPVDLHMKLGDSGEAFFIQELESDVEDMPPHLCTSPIPWGGLSGLPSDSHLGTAREPEASIAGTASTGWKKKRRRRKPRRKEDTVAADSSSEELEAGTGSELSLLEKPRPEPPGSVQPEGEASPQAKDIYPYSDGEQPSQASLSTGGLTSPKSDSELELRTPEPIPLRAESHMQWAWGRLPKVGKAEWPASSVVPDGSSKTASPPQGAPSTPSASVVGVDPSGIPILQTGPGTHLLHPDTEVPALVGPPLQPPEREETKTQSSGDVGLPPPSKSWSWAALEAPACTGQPEGISRRKGSLKRSQHLGPSEIYLDDLPSLDSENAALYFPQSDCGLGARKWSEAGSQKSLGDCNPEREPEPTRDTADTVVLSLSGGLADSGDVSVEKFNQHIVSYQDLAQNPGLLDDPNLVVKINEKHYNWAVAASMILSLQAFQKNLPKSTVDKLKKEKMPRKGGRWWFSWRCRDLPAKECRGRREKTTARQQQLGEKTEAPSSEDDAPDSPILLEAPSPPLSPPAHTPTYKKSLRLSSNQIRRLNLQEVANKVVFSVTTQYQGTCRCRATIYLWKWDDRVIISDIDGTITKSDVLGHILPQLGKDWTHQGITSLYHKIHLGSRVGLSWPKPRRRDGDGWSLDGSVLPLCPAPRNGYKFLYCSARAIGMADLTKGYLQWVSERGCGLPEGPILLSPNRLFSALHREVIEKKPEVFKIACLSDIQQLFLPQKQPFYAAFGNRPNDVTAYRQVGLPTSRIFTVNPRGELSQELMKNHKSTYERLGEVAELFFPPVARGPSTDLASPEYSNFCYWREPLAPVDLDTLA
- the LPIN3 gene encoding phosphatidate phosphatase LPIN3 isoform X14, with amino-acid sequence MAVQEPHGRWGLEPTSSGAPPTPSLLPICRGAPRATRCKPGVPGVRLRSPVRRPVGQALVPAPPPFTSTAMNYVGQLAETVFGKGLYRGLNPATLSGGIDVLVVRQADGSFRCSPFHVRFGKLGVLCSREKVVDIEINGEPVDLHMKLGDSGEAFFIQELESDVEDMPPHLCTSPIPWGGLSGLPSDSHLGTAREPEASIAGTASTGWKKKRRRRKPRRKEDTVAADSSSEELEAGTGSELSLLEKPRPEPPGSVQPEGEASPQAKDIYPYSDGEQPSQASLSTGGLTSPKSDSELELRTPEPIPLRAESHMQWAWGRLPKVGKAEWPASSVVPDGSSKTASPPQGAPSTPSASVVGVDPSGIPILQTGPGTHLLHPDTEVPALVGPPLQPPEREETKTQSSGDVGLPPPSKSWSWAALEAPACTGQPEGISRRKGSLKRSQHLGPSEIYLDDLPSLDSENAALYFPQSDCGLGARKWSEAGSQKSLGDCNPEREPEPTRDTADTVVLSLSGGLADSGDVSVEKFNQHIVSYQDLAQNPGLLDDPNLVVKINEKHYNWAVAASMILSLQAFQKNLPKSTVDKLKKEKMPRKGGRWWFSWRCRDLPAKECRGRREKTTARQQQLGEKTEAPSSEDDAPDSPILLEAPSPPLSPPAHTPTYKKSLRLSSNQIRRLNLQEVANKVVFSVTTQYQGTCRCRATIYLWKWDDRVIISDIDGTITKSDVLGHILPQLGKDWTHQGITSLYHKIHLPLLAEAPGLD
- the LPIN3 gene encoding phosphatidate phosphatase LPIN3 isoform X11 produces the protein MAVQEPHGRWGLEPTSSGAPPTPSLLPICRGAPRATRCKPGVPGVRLRSPVRRPVGQALVPAPPPFTSTAMNYVGQLAETVFGKGLYRGLNPATLSGGIDVLVVRQADGSFRCSPFHVRFGKLGVLCSREKVVDIEINGEPVDLHMKLGDSGEAFFIQELESDVEDMPPHLCTSPIPWGGLSGLPSDSHLGTAREPEASIAGTASTGWKKKRRRRKPRRKEDTVAADSSSEELEAGTGSELSLLEKPRPEPPGSVQPEGEASPQAKDIYPYSDGEQPSQASLSTGGLTSPKSDSELELRTPEPIPLRAESHMQWAWGRLPKVGKAEWPASSVVPDGSSKTASPPQGAPSTPSASVVGVDPSGIPILQTGPGTHLLHPDTEVPALVGPPLQPPEREETKTQSSGDVGLPPPSKSWSWAALEAPACTGQPEGISRRKGSLKRSQHLGPSEIYLDDLPSLDSENAALYFPQSDCGLGARKWSEAGSQKSLGDCNPEREPEPTRDTADTVVLSLSGGLADSGDVSVEKFNQHIVSYQDLAQNPGLLDDPNLVVKINEKHYNWAVAASMILSLQAFQKNLPKSTVDKLKKEKMPRKGGRWWFSWRCRDLPAKECRGRREKTTARQQQLGEKTEAPSSEDDAPDSPILLEAPSPPLSPPAHTPTYKKSLRLSSNQIRRLNLQEVANKVVFSVTTQYQGTCRCRATIYLWKWDDRVIISDIDGTITKSDVLGHILPQLGKDWTHQGITSLYHKIHLGSRVGLSWPKPRRRDGDGWSLDGSVLPLCPAPRNG
- the LPIN3 gene encoding phosphatidate phosphatase LPIN3 isoform X13, whose translation is MAVQEPHGRWGLEPTSSGAPPTPSLLPICRGAPRATRCKPGVPGVRLRSPVRRPVGQALVPAPPPFTSTAMNYVGQLAETVFGKGLYRGLNPATLSGGIDVLVVRQADGSFRCSPFHVRFGKLGVLCSREKVVDIEINGEPVDLHMKLGDSGEAFFIQELESDVEDMPPHLCTSPIPWGGLSGLPSDSHLGTAREPEASIAGTASTGWKKKRRRRKPRRKEDTVAADSSSEELEAGTGSELSLLEKPRPEPPGSVQPEGEASPQAKDIYPYSDGEQPSQASLSTGGLTSPKSDSELELRTPEPIPLRAESHMQWAWGRLPKVGKAEWPASSVVPDGSSKTASPPQGAPSTPSASVVGVDPSGIPILQTGPGTHLLHPDTEVPALVGPPLQPPEREETKTQSSGDVGLPPPSKSWSWAALEAPACTGQPEGISRRKGSLKRSQHLGPSEIYLDDLPSLDSENAALYFPQSDCGLGARKWSEAGSQKSLGDCNPEREPEPTRDTADTVVLSLSGGLADSGDVSVEKFNQHIVSYQDLAQNPGLLDDPNLVVKINEKHYNWAVAASMILSLQAFQKNLPKSTVDKLKKEKMPRKGGRWWFSWRCRDLPAKECRGRREKTTARQQQLGEKTEAPSSEDDAPDSPILLEAPSPPLSPPAHTPTYKKSLRLSSNQIRRLNLQEVANKVVFSVTTQYQGTCRCRATIYLWKWDDRVIISDIDGTITKSDVLGHILPQLGKDWTHQGITSLYHKIHLNGYKFLYCSARAIGMADLTKG
- the LPIN3 gene encoding phosphatidate phosphatase LPIN3 isoform X10; translation: MAVQEPHGRWGLEPTSSGAPPTPSLLPICRGAPRATRCKPGVPGVRLRSPVRRPVGQALVPAPPPFTSTAMNYVGQLAETVFGKGLYRGLNPATLSGGIDVLVVRQADGSFRCSPFHVRFGKLGVLCSREKVVDIEINGEPVDLHMKLGDSGEAFFIQELESDVEDMPPHLCTSPIPWGGLSGLPSDSHLGTAREPEASIAGTASTGWKKKRRRRKPRRKEDTVAADSSSEELEAGTGSELSLLEKPRPEPPGSVQPEGEASPQAKDIYPYSDGEQPSQASLSTGGLTSPKSDSELELRTPEPIPLRAESHMQWAWGRLPKVGKAEWPASSVVPDGSSKTASPPQGAPSTPSASVVGVDPSGIPILQTGPGTHLLHPDTEVPALVGPPLQPPEREETKTQSSGDVGLPPPSKSWSWAALEAPACTGQPEGISRRKGSLKRSQHLGPSEIYLDDLPSLDSENAALYFPQSDCGLGARKWSEAGSQKSLGDCNPEREPEPTRDTADTVVLSLSGGLADSGDVSVEKFNQHIVSYQDLAQNPGLLDDPNLVVKINEKHYNWAVAASMILSLQAFQKNLPKSTVDKLKKEKMPRKGGRWWFSWRCRDLPAKECRGRREKTTARQQQLGEKTEAPSSEDDAPDSPILLEAPSPPLSPPAHTPTYKKSLRLSSNQIRRLNLQEVANKVVFSVTTQYQGTCRCRATIYLWKWDDRVIISDIDGTITKSDVLGHILPQLGKDWTHQGITSLYHKIHLGSRVGLSWPKPRRRDGDGWSLDGSVLPLCPAPRNGYKFLYCSARAIGMADLTKG
- the LPIN3 gene encoding phosphatidate phosphatase LPIN3 isoform X15; protein product: MAVQEPHGRWGLEPTSSGAPPTPSLLPICRGAPRATRCKPGVPGVRLRSPVRRPVGQALVPAPPPFTSTAMNYVGQLAETVFGKGLYRGLNPATLSGGIDVLVVRQADGSFRCSPFHVRFGKLGVLCSREKVVDIEINGEPVDLHMKLGDSGEAFFIQELESDVEDMPPHLCTSPIPWGGLSGLPSDSHLGTAREPEASIAGTASTGWKKKRRRRKPRRKEDTVAADSSSEELEAGTGSELSLLEKPRPEPPGSVQPEGEASPQAKDIYPYSDGEQPSQASLSTGGLTSPKSDSELELRTPEPIPLRAESHMQWAWGRLPKVGKAEWPASSVVPDGSSKTASPPQGAPSTPSASVVGVDPSGIPILQTGPGTHLLHPDTEVPALVGPPLQPPEREETKTQSSGDVGLPPPSKSWSWAALEAPACTGQPEGISRRKGSLKRSQHLGPSEIYLDDLPSLDSENAALYFPQSDCGLGARKWSEAGSQKSLGDCNPEREPEPTRDTADTVVLSLSGGLADSGDVSVEKFNQHIVSYQDLAQNPGLLDDPNLVVKINEKHYNWAVAASMILSLQAFQKNLPKSTVDKLKKEKMPRKGGRWWFSWRCRDLPAKECRGRREKTTARQQQLGEKTEAPSSEDDAPDSPILLEAPSPPLSPPAHTPTYKKSLRLSSNQIRRLNLQEVANKVVFSVTTQYQGTCRCRATIYLWKWDDRVIISDIDGTITKSDVLGHILPQLGKDWTHQGITSLYHKIHL